The Setaria italica strain Yugu1 chromosome IX, Setaria_italica_v2.0, whole genome shotgun sequence genome has a window encoding:
- the LOC101786986 gene encoding uncharacterized protein LOC101786986, translating into MAAACSRCLQAVLLWAALSPWTLALEAAAAVPAKLKAAPAPVVAGPVSKVEDARMFQIYYGQSFKVIKNSGDGKSYLLMQNTSKMASKTKYCTGRIKSFVIPLANFSVDTTASPVSFFELLGVLENLKGITSNQVASECVLQSYASGNTQLVNRTDAQTLSQFSAQFISNIDFDKGCNFAAYVPLEEDTPLQRAEWIKYLGTFTNSEDRANAVYDAIKRNYLCLSKAAANLSTRFKPIVAWIEYTQGMWTFVKDNYALQYITDAGAEIVDATITNKRFNSSDPEDMDNFHAILCTVDVVIDQTYALEPAEYKLSTFFENINVSHDSCFSFVSNRRIWRFDKRIGASGTLDWYDGAISQPQLVLGDLIEVFFPTGNYTTIYFRNLAKEEGVTEIGPEMCLRSISTTMEPIILPCQ; encoded by the exons ATGGCCGCTGCTTGTAGCCGCTGCCTGCAGGCGGTGCTGCTCTGGGCGGCGCTCTCGCCGTGGACGCTCGCCTtagaggcggccgcggccgtgccGGCAAAGCTCaaggccgcgccggcgcctgTGGTGGCCGGGCCGGTGTCCAAGGTGGAGGACGCCAGGATGTTTCAGATATACTACGGCCAGAGCTTCAAGGTCATCAAgaactccggcgacggcaaGAGCTACCTGCTCATGCAG AACACGTCCAAGATGGCATCCAAGACAAAGTATTGCACGGGGAGGATCAAGTCGTTCGTCATCCCCCTCGCCAACTTCTCCGTCGACACCACGGCGTCTCCAG TGTCATTCTTTGAG CTACTTGGAGTGCTGGAAAACTTGAAGGGAATAACATCAAACCAAGTTGCTTCTGAATGTGTGCTCCAATCGTATGCAAGCGGAAATACCCAACTTGTTAATAGGACTGATGCACAGACACTCTCACAATTTAGTGCACAATTCATAAGCAATATAGATTTTGATAAAGGTTGCAACTTTGCAGCATATGTACCCTTAGAAGAGGATACACCATTGCAG AGGGCTGAGTGGATCAAATACTTGGGAACTTTCACAAATTCTGAAGACAGGGCAAATGCTGTCTATGATGCA ATAAAGAGAAACTACTTGTGCTTAAGCAAAGCAGCTGCAAACCTTAGCACGAGATTCAAGCCTATTGTAGCGTGGATTGAATACACACAG GGAATGTGGACATTTGTCAAAGATAATTACGCCTTACAG TACATCACAGATGCAGGAGCAGAAATTGTTGATGCAACTATTACAAATAAGAGATTTAATAGTTCAGATCCAGAGGATATGGACAACTTTCATGCTATTCTTTGT ACAGTGGACGTGGTCATAGATCAGACATATGCTTTGGAGCCTGCAGAGTATAAACTATCCACATTTTTTGAGAATATTAATGTTAGCCACGACTCCTGTTTTAGTTTTGTATCAAACCGCAGAATATGGAGGTTTGACAAAAGGATAGGAGCTTCTGGGACACTTG ATTGGTATGATGGAGCTATCTCCCAGCCCCAGTTGGTTCTTGGAGATCTAATAGAAGTTTTCTTCCCAACGGGGAACTACACAACAATTTACTTCAGGAATCTTGCAAAG GAAGAAGGGGTCACAGAGATTGGCCCTGAAATGTGTCTAAGGAGCATATCCACAACCATGGAGCCTATAATCCTGCCCTGCCAATGA